Below is a genomic region from Leptospira yasudae.
ACAATCTCTATCGGGGATTTACGGAAGAAGAAAAACTGGAATTGGTTCGATTGCTGATGAAACTCTATCAGAACCAAAATCCGGAATCCGCCACGGTGGAACTTCTACAATAAACGAATATGTTTCTTATCGCCCAAATAACGTCCTGGACTTCCGGTTTGATCCTGTTGATTCTATCCGGATTTCACTTTTACTGGATGTTCGGAGGAGCGTTGGGAAAAAATCGTGTAGTCCCGGAAATACAGGGGAAACCGGCCTTCCAACCCGGAAGACTCGCCACCGCAGCGGTGGGAATCCTGTTGTTCCTGGCAGCCTTGTTACCGATCGGACTCAGAATGCAGTTTCCGCTCGGAATTTTACAAGACGTATGTCGATACGGAACCGTCTTTTTGTCCTTCGTCTTTTTGCTTCGAGCGATCGGAGATTTTCGATTGGTCGGCTTCTTTAAAAAAATCAAAGGCACGGCGTTCGCGCAAAGCGACACGGCTTATTATTCTCCCCTTTGTCTTTTTCTTTCCCTTTTATTATACGTTTCTTCCGTTCTCTGAAGTTCGGAATAACAAACGGACCGTCCGTATTTTTCTCCCGGAAACCTCCCGAAATCCACGCGGATTTTTCAGAAAGAATTTATTTTCCATTTGATAAAAACGAGGGTTTGGATTCCATTCTCCTCTCATGAAATCAAAACATACATTTTCGGATAAATTTCGGTATCACTTCGACAACTTCATGTCCCGAGGCGGCGGATCGGTCTTTGCCGCATTGATCACATTATTCTTAATCGCATTCGTGTTCCTTTCCATCCTACGACTGTTAGGCGGACTCGTCGCGCCGGACGAATCGATACAAGGCAACGGAGAATTTTTCTGGAGAGTGTTTCTTCAAATTTCCGACGCGGGCGCCGTCGCGGAGGACGGAGAATCGAACTGGTTCAATAAAACGACCGGGATTCTCACCGTGTTTCTCGGACTCGTACTCTTTTCGAGTTTAGTGGCCTTCATTACCAATCAATTCGATCAGAAGATTCAGGATCTGAGAAAAGGAAAGAGCGACGTATTAGAATCCGATCATACGATCATCTTAGGATTCGGCGTTCGAGTCGTGGAAATCATCAAGGAACTCATCGAAGCGAATTCATCCGAGTCGAGAGCCGTTGTAGTCATTCTCGCGGAAGAAGACAAGGAAGTCATGGACGATTACTTGGCGGAGAATTTGGAGGAACGCAAAACGACGAAGATCATCACACGTTCGGGAACGCCTTCCAGTCTTCATTCCCTTCGCAAAGTCAACGCGGGAGAAGCGAAGTCCGTATTGGTTTTGAATTCCTCGGGAGAAGAGGACGGCAAAGACGGAAGAAACATCGGCGACGCCAAGGTATTAAAGTCTTTGATGGCGTTAGTCGCGCTTGGACATGAAAAAGAATTACCCCCGATCGTGGCCGAACTCTACAACGAGGAAAACCGTCTGATCGCGCAGGAACTTTCCTCTTCGATCCAAGTTATGGACGAAAGAAACATTCTCGCAAAATTACTCGTGCAGACTTCGAGAACGTCCGGACTCGCCGTCGTCTATTCCAACTTGGTCGGATTCGAAGGAGACGAGATCTATTTCTACAAACCTTCCTCCGGCTGGAAGGGACTCAACTACAAGGAAATCGCGTTTCGGTTTAACGAATCGGTTCCTCTCGGATTCAGAAGGGAAGACGGAGAAATCGTACTCAATCCGCCGAGCGATTACACGCCCGACGACAAAGAAGACGCGGTGCTTCTCGCGGAAGACGATTCCAAAATCCGCTACGCGGAAACCGCGGTCGCAAGTCCGAGAGACTTCCAACTCCCGAAAAAGAAACGATCCAATCCGGTCGACAAACAACTCATCGTCGGCTGGAATTCCAAAAGTCCTCTGATCGTGGAGGAATATGCGAAGTTCGTTTCTCCCGGATCGACCATAGACATTCTCGTCAAACAGATCGACGAAGAATTTAAGGGAACCGTAATACGACTCAAGAAAAAATATCCGAAGATCACTCTTCGATCCTTTCAAGCCGATCTTTCCCAAGAATCGGTGATGAAACGGCTCGCACCCGAATCTTAC
It encodes:
- a CDS encoding DUF3995 domain-containing protein; this translates as MFLIAQITSWTSGLILLILSGFHFYWMFGGALGKNRVVPEIQGKPAFQPGRLATAAVGILLFLAALLPIGLRMQFPLGILQDVCRYGTVFLSFVFLLRAIGDFRLVGFFKKIKGTAFAQSDTAYYSPLCLFLSLLLYVSSVL
- a CDS encoding CASTOR/POLLUX-related putative ion channel; the encoded protein is MKSKHTFSDKFRYHFDNFMSRGGGSVFAALITLFLIAFVFLSILRLLGGLVAPDESIQGNGEFFWRVFLQISDAGAVAEDGESNWFNKTTGILTVFLGLVLFSSLVAFITNQFDQKIQDLRKGKSDVLESDHTIILGFGVRVVEIIKELIEANSSESRAVVVILAEEDKEVMDDYLAENLEERKTTKIITRSGTPSSLHSLRKVNAGEAKSVLVLNSSGEEDGKDGRNIGDAKVLKSLMALVALGHEKELPPIVAELYNEENRLIAQELSSSIQVMDERNILAKLLVQTSRTSGLAVVYSNLVGFEGDEIYFYKPSSGWKGLNYKEIAFRFNESVPLGFRREDGEIVLNPPSDYTPDDKEDAVLLAEDDSKIRYAETAVASPRDFQLPKKKRSNPVDKQLIVGWNSKSPLIVEEYAKFVSPGSTIDILVKQIDEEFKGTVIRLKKKYPKITLRSFQADLSQESVMKRLAPESYDSVIFLAEEKENIEEVDAQTISLLLRFRQYFKRYAFKTGNQPSTQLITEIMNSENTEIVLETGVKDFLISNQFVSKMMAQVSQEPDVMRIYENLFSPEGSEIYLKPASLYFEHLPQTLSFADCVSAALKRGETCFGIRIASEEKDEEKGYGVHLIPLKDTAFSIHPEDSLIVLAEDQT